In the genome of Xiphias gladius isolate SHS-SW01 ecotype Sanya breed wild chromosome 18, ASM1685928v1, whole genome shotgun sequence, the window GAACAATGTAAGGGCTGGTGCTGAACTCTGTGGGGGccaaactacattttaaaacagctaAATAACCAGCTAGTCTAAATTCTAGCAGTTACAAATAATGCCTAAATTAAATTCATGCATGTGCAATGCAAAAAGATATTCTGTTGTAAATATACAATACACAATTTCCTCTAAACCCATCTTGGAAAACTTACCAACAGATTCACATGATTCTTTATACCAAATATCTTTTCGCACATTTGGTATGTCTCGCtcaaaaaaattttaaacagcCAACATAAAAAACAGTTGTCTCTAAATATGCCCCTGTAACATTAGAACCAACTCCtttcaaaatatatattctgtacaatatactgtaaataaaataaaacctacAAACATACAGAAgcatatctttttcttttcacctctcattgttttttgtctcactGCAGATGCACCACCGTATGTCCCCTGCCAAAGCATCCACCCTAAAAACCTCAAACtccacagcagctgcagccaaaaaacCACAACCTACCGACCCTTCAACAGTCAATATTAATGCTGGACAGCAGCTCCTCCAAGGCCTCCAGCTTCTGATTGGCCTCCTCAATCGCGCTGTATGTCTGCACATTGCTGGCGATGTGGTAGCGGATGTCGTCCACCAGGGGGACGGAGTCAGTCTCATGTCGCTCCTCCAGCGACGCAGCGTCCTCTTTGATGATCTCGGCAAACTCGGCCTGCTCCACCAACTGTGACAGACGGGGACGACAGGTACACAGGTGTGAATCTATCCTGAGGGGGAACTGAGTGTGCCTGAACGGAACACCCAGATCATCTACCTCATGTAGCTCccatacaaaacaacaaaaatgattatAACATGGATTCAGAGATCAGTCTTGAATGTGACTTTTGGcataatcaaaataatactgtatacaCAGGCAGTCAGGTACCATCAGTGTCACCCAAAATGATACCAATAATGATAGTAAAGCATTTACCAAAACACTCTTTTTATGTTAAGTGTTTGTTGTATGTCCTTTCTTATCCGtggtattgtagtatttttacttttgaaaacttGACCTGGGCTGGTATGAAGGAAGCTACTCGGAAAAATATTTTGGTCTTTAATTGTGTTAAAAGTCTGcccctcagtccaacatgacaGAATGGAGGAGTAGCACTGCCCAGAGGCCAAGAAACCACGTTCAGTAGCAAAGAAAAGatgtgatagaaatagaagcaaaacaagagctaACACTGCCGTTGCTTTCCACCATTGGAGACAGCTTTTGGCGAGTAATGAGcgaggaatgaagtttgatgctgaatttGCAATGTTTCCTCTAGACTGGTAAACAAACAGCCGGTAATTCTAACGTTGGCTATATAGCCATAGCAAATTGCTATTAATATAGAACAAttacatatagtacctttaaACAACATATTTAGTTCTCACTTAAAATAGTTAGTAAATCCTTCTTGAACTCATTTAAGGTTTTTCTAACTAATATCCCAAATAGCATGTGATGATATTGTCAATGCAACTGGAGAGGAATATCTTATACAAACTTTTCCCTCGTTAACTATAATATATTGAAGAACACTGCATGTTGGATACAATGAATGATAGATAGACTTAATTATGACAAGATGTGCATGAAGCTGTGATGTAGTCACGACACAACCCTGCTGGAGGCCACTTATTGGCTGATTTAGTGACTGAGGGAGAGCACTGTGGATGGACATAAGTGAAGTTCACTTAAGAGTCACTGGGGCTTTTTGTAATTAACTTTGTACTTCATGATTTGAGttgttatatataaataaactttatttttattgtcattactAGTTGACCAGGTGGAAAGAGAGTTCACATAGCAACTGAAAGGAAAAGTCTGTAAATATCCTTGTTGGAGCGCTActaaagaaatagttcagcatttattgttttgtcacTCGCATGTTTGTATGATAACATAAAGCAAGTATTCTTGATCAGATGCAGTAACTTTTCCCCTACACCCAGTCTTTATATTAAGCAAAGCTAATCgcctgctggctctagcttcatatttaatggccAGACATGAGAGTGTCGTGGATCTTCTCAGTTTAGTCTcagcaagacagcaaataagcgtatatcccaaaatgccaaactgttCTTTTAAGGAAAAGAAGGATTAGTTTATGTGCTTCACTGACTCGACCCAAGATGTAAACATCAGTAATTGTAAATACACAGTGAAGTAAGCATGAGTTTGAAGTGCTGCGTGATCTTCAGGCAACAGCTTAATATCCTAAACACTATCCTGTTATGCAGACAAATAAAGCCCATTCTAGTGTCACCGCAGAAACAGACACCCACCCGCTCAATGATCTTGGCCATGAACTCTGTGCATTGATCCTCCAGCCGAGAGAGACGGAAAAGCTTGGCCGTCTTCCACATGTACAGAACGTTATCTTCACATATAGTCTTAGCAAGCGTCTTCCCACACAGACGCTTTAGCCCCGGCAGCAGATACATGTCAGCCACACAGAGCACGTCAAACACGTTCTCCGTCGTTAGCTGGACATAAACAACAACTGGTCAGGTGTCAAACAATGATGTGCATTCAAAAAgcattacttttgttttataaGACATTTTATGTGTGCTTTGAAAGACTCCTTAACCTCAAAAATCACCCAATATACCTCTGATGTTGCAAACTTGTTCTTTCTAAAGCTCTAAAAAAGTCATTTCATACTACCCATTGCTTAAACTTCTCTGActctgtggtgaaaaaaaaaaaaaaaaaatcaccatccTGATGGCAATTTTTCCGGCCATAAAAAGTCCATTAACTCTTACTGTAGTGCATTATCACCACATTGGCATGGCAAAattgctgttgtgtgttttcttgcttaACTACACAATCTTGTTGGTGTCTACAATCACTGGTTACACAGTCAAGGATCGTAGAAATATTATTAGATTATGTCTGCAGGCAGACTGTATATGTCTGCGGACGGGTGACACCTGTGACAAATCAcgggaaaaaccaacataaagtgtctcgGTAAGGTGGTGGGCCACAACATGCTGCCAGAACAACTTCAATGCACCTTGGTCTTTATTCCACAACTCTCTGAcactctactggagggatggacaccagtcttccaaaagatatcccctcatttggtgttttgatgatggtggtggagagcgctgtctagCACATCAGTCCAAAAATCCaccataggtgttcaactgggttgtgatctggtgactgcgaatgccatagcatatgattcacatcattttcatactcatcaaatcattcagtgaccatatggatgggggcactgtcatcctcatttttcaggtttttcctttaatttgtcacctgtctgtattaTCACCTCAACTGATATGACAAACTTGGTAGCATACACTTGCATATATACAAAACCAGCAAATACTGAGCTACAATATTAACTGCGGCTAAATGCAGCTAGAATTGCTGAATTGCtgaaaaaacagccacaaattGATTCCGTAAAGGTGATGTTTCTGGTTTCCATCTTTTAATGACTCCCCAGCTGGTAGCCTGAGAAGCAagtgtttctaattttctcaATGAATGACAAGTTTGCATCCCTGATACATAACTCCACAAAATAATCACTTCAAACTTCAGACAGAAATTGTGCACTAACCTCTGTATAATTAGTGTAGATGTAATACATGACGTGGATAAAGATTTCATGGGAGATGTTGTGTAAAGTTATCACTGGGGTGCTGGGCTGGGACTGCAGCTGCTCTCCCTCACTGAAGTGGTCCTCCAGTAAGGCTTTAAAGTAGTCACTACGCCCGCAGAAAAATGccttgagacacacacacacacacacaataaaactctaatgttgattttttaagTGATAGGATCTGGGCAGGGTGTAAGGGTTTGTAATGCAACTGAGGAATGTCGTGTGAGCTTTGTAGTTCGTACCTTGTGACACAAAAAATTGGAACCATCCACTCTGAAGCAGATGTCGGGATAAGTAGGGAAGCAGTCGACTCTGTTAAAGGGAAGCTCTCCAAATCCAACCTGGGGAGAATCAATAACAAAAGGCTCATCCAAACTGTCAAATACTAGCAGCTATAGCTCGTtaaaattcttaatttttttgctAACTTGTTCTTACTCTTAGTTCAGTGGGCAGTGCACAATCTGCTAACTGAGCCATCTCCTCCTGAAGCTGACAGCTGTGCGGCTCCAGGCTCAGGACTTTCACACAAATTCCTGGCTTGTTGGACACTTCATTACgaagaaaaggatgaaaaagagacagacagtccAAGTTGTCTGTGTGGATCTGTGTGTATTACAGtgataacatacacacactaccaGTGTAAATGTGAACCAAAAGTACTGTCTTACCAAATTCATACACCTGTTTGCATTtattctccagctcctccatgAAATCTGCCATCTTGCACTGTTTAGCAAGTCGTCTGCAATCCTCCACAAGGCTTATATCAATATCCATCCGTCCTGTAACAtcaaggggaaaagaaaaaaatatattttctacatGTTGGGAATGGCAGGAacttgtctattttttttttttaaatgttttacatcttctacattatatgttgcctttttctaattttatattaatatttgtgtttccaaaaaaaGGTCTTTGAGCTTGCTTATGTTGTCAGAGTACTACCAGCTGCAGCTTCTGCagctgcattagttttaactagtgatgaaaaaaaaaaaaatctggatttaaAAAGGCAGAGGCATCTACCTCttaattatttacaaaacataCATCAGTAAGTTTTCTAATTAATTGGGCATGGTTAAGCTTTGTTATTGACCCATTAAAAATAGTACAGACTTAATTTTCCTgcaaagtttaaaaactgtaaacagtTTAGaagccatgaaatttgctgctCTACAACACACCAACCTGTATAGAAATATCGCAGGATGGCTCCAAAGGCTGCAGGGTTGATCTGCAATCAAAACAGCttttatgcatatatatacagatagatACAATGACTCTATTGAAGTGTATATTAGACATGACAATGTAATAACAAAGCAGACAATACACAGCAGCACAGAATGAATCAACCagaatatatatttatctaCCAAAGGGTGTTTGAGGGTTATCAAGTTCTTCCCTTTCCATTTGGTCTCAAACATTTCAGTGAAGTACTCTGAGCGTGCACTGAGAACACAGCGGTGGGCGGGAAATGTTTGTCCATGAACCAGGAACTTGACGTCACTGTGTAGACCCTGCTCCAGTAACCTaaggcagaaaacaaaataaacgtTTGGATTACACTAACGTACTGTGTGCATGTGGTCCAGAGGGTTAATGTATAAAATAGGTAGAATACTATGCTTTTGCAGCTCATTGTCCTGTTGCTTTTCCATGGCAACTACTGAAacagctgaggaaattgaaCTGCTCTGTAGAGAAGTTGGATAATTTAAAGTTGGAGTAACTGTCAGGCACTTGACCCTTACATGTGCAGAAAGTAGTTAAAATCATCCCGCTGCATGGCACGGACACTGACACACTTATAATCTTTGAGCAGGCGTCGTACAGAGTCATTCAGGGAGCCGTACATGCACCTTTCGCCATCAAATGTGTTGGCTTCACACTTGGCAcctgaaagcaaagaaaagacatttcagtGCATTTATACTGCTCAACACAGAATAACGGTATAGTAGTTTCACTCTTTAGACTTTTagtatgtttgtgtttccagCCATACCACTAGCCAACAGGTACTGGACCAGCTCCTCATGACCACAGAGACAGGCATAATACCTAGGCAACAAGAGTGTTCACATTTGAGGTGATTAGGATACTGGTGCTGTGTTAGCCAAAGGATTAGACTACTGGCGTAAATTGTACTTACAAAGGGGTGCTGTCCCATTTATCTCTTACATTGAGGTCCACATCTCTTTGTTCAACGAGGTATcttagagagaaaagaaacgAGAGGCTATATTGATGTACCGGAGTCTGCGCAGTGATAACCTGTCATTATTTTATAGTGACCTCAAAGACTACTACAGACTACATTCATTGAAACACTGATATCTGTTTCACGGATATGAAACATACCCTATATCCTGCGGAGCTGGAGAAATGTACTACGTTAGCTAGATAGTTAAAATTGTGCAGTGGGACTGTCTGCCCCAAAGCTGAGGAAGAGTTTTACAACAGTTAAAGTTTAAGTTGTATAGCTGGCAACAGCAAAATTCTCCACATACCATTCTGTTAACCTCCCGACACTGACAGCTAGTACCTACGTTGCATCTGAAAACTGAGGAGCTGACCTATAAAGGTTAGCTAAAGTTACCAGCTGGGTCAtcaaagctaatgttagcaaccCTGCCTTCGGTGTTTAACTCTTGTTTATTTGCAAAATGATGCAGTTAGCGTTGTGCTCAGCTGCAATACCAGAGCAGGCCAAATAAATGAGGGCTACTGTTTTCCGGGACAGGTCCGAAAAAAGGAGAAGCTAACAAGACTTAATGCAACCatgtaaagtaatttaaattagCCTTTAGCACACGGGGCAAAGACAACAAAGCCAAAATATCGTCAGTCGAGCGTCAGTCGAGCGTCAGCTGGTTACCTGACTCTACAAATGTCGCCCTTTCTGCAACTACTGAACAAATCGTACACATCCATGACGCCCTCGGTGTTTTCGGTCCTCTGTAATGCATTGAGACGGCCTGTCTACCGGACAGGTGAGCGATGTTTTGGTATAGCTTCAGAGTTTGCTGGGTCAACGCTGAGAAAGTTGGGTGGCTGTCGCTGCTTTCTGCACAGTTGTTGACAAGCTGCTCTGGTCCTCAGTGTTTTGGTCTAACAGCTCCAGCAGTCACGTGACTACACGGTGTCCACTTCACTTGCTCCACAGAATATCGGTAAACTGAGGGCACTTCGCAAGACGgcatgtgtttattattctcCTGAGACATAAAATTATCTGAATCGTTTTATTTGTACATCACATAAATATCAGCCGACTAAACCTCATTTTATAACATGTCCAGTTTATTGTCATTCCTACCCGTAGGCACTTAACTGGAATGAGTGACAGTTCGCCGTAACGGCTACAGAACACCAAAAAACTGAGCTCACGCGGGTCACTTGAATGCAGCACACGTCAGTGCTCTATCAaccgttttttgtttgtttgtttgttttttgttgttgttgtttgtttgtttgttttattttaggttATTGCAATTAAACCGAATCGAAATAGCGGCCATGTGCCCTTATCATAGATCTCAGAATCAGCTGTTCCAGTCATGGATGGATCGCTGAACGGGCCTACCGGTCAAAGGGGGACTGTACAACGAAGCGAGATTTGGGTATAACTCAGGATTCCTGAGACCTGAGGCCTTTGCTACGAAGCAGGATTTGTGGTTAGCgaggtaacttcaggtttaaccctgggttttcCGGGTTACGAAGATGGGTTCAGTCCTTACCGGGATACATCGCCATGGTAACTTATGCTGCACACTTAACCTTCTCCGGGGCGTGTTAACTTCACAGGATCAGctcaaaacctgtcaacaggccatctactgaccaatcagatcactggaaaaCCAGAGTAATCATTCCTACAGGATCAGACGACTTCACAATGAAGTGACACAGAATAGAGAGCAATAGGTATCTTTATAGCTCAGTCGAGTCGTTCTGCTATTCCAGACTTTCCATGTGTCACTCTGGTTATAAAACATAGCTTCTAACAAATGGATTTAGGTTATCAAACTGAATAACCTACATAACTATTAAAGCTCAattttaattgcacaaagaTTCTTTGATACCAGTGATTTGACCATAAACCCTCTAAtgaattttattataaaaattgtCCACACACTAttaaatatttcccatgattataaatgaacatGCCAGTCAGATTGACTTCATCATACATGAACTACTGTTCTTCTTTACCCTCCACTCGGCTTTGGCAGTAGAAACAGTCTGACactactttaacttttttttttttttttttaatatgcatcAGATATTCATAATAGTTTGTTCAATTATcacaaaaaagagcaaaaatactCAGAAAGAAACCTAATAATAATTTCTGTACTTATTTTCAGTATATCCTTAGCCTGACTTTAATAATTGGAAATTATTTCtagtatttattttctaatctcGGTATGCGatcatattgtttacatttcaccttGTTGAATATCACTTTTGGACGTCGCTATAACCGAATTTACCTGCAGGTGTTCCCGTTTCTTCTCATGTCATATTAAGGACTTTATTCGTGTTTCTGATTGTAATTAACAACTCAAGCCTCTTTCACATGAACGCCTTCACAGCTGGTTATTTAccttactaaaaaaaaaacactacaggcaaaaccactgtttttttcatgcactggtCAATTTCGAGATTTGGGGCTGATTTGCTTCCATAATATGTCTTATTTTAGACTAGTTTGaagaaaacaccacaaatatacatttaggGTTTAATTTTACTACACGTCGTCTATTTGTATCTATAGATTTCAATCACGATACATATTTTTAAAGGCTCTTTTctcaaaattagtttttctcaTACACTGAGCCAGAAATCTCCACTTCAGTAGCACTTACATACACCAAACTTGACAGTTTTATTCCTATGTACATTCTGAAGGTTTTTACAAAGGGTTTTGTTCATATGTCATTCATAACCtaatttatataacattttattcctaaaatcatggtgaaaattgatttttattttttttttaaatggtagttgacagtattttctgattcaTTGAGTGATGAAAAGAGATAACCAAATTCCCTGTGTGAAAACCTTTGGCTCCAATAtatcaaaaaaaatgaaacaagaattttgaacTAACACATTTTGTTAGCTATtgcctcatttgcatatttaaacataaaatttcagTAAACttgtaatagaaaaaataattttcttaaagTGTGTAATCAACTGGGAAAGTTTCATGGTGATATCTATTAGTTACAATTTTTACCCTATTCCCTCATTTTTACCCACCTGGTCACATATTTAGTCCTACAAgaccattatttatttattctgcaaTATAAATTCTACAAACAAATGATGATGGAAGATGTTGACACCTTAGAAAAACCAGCAGCATTTGAGATCTACTAGTCATTCTTCAATTTCCAATTTAGCAAGTTCCCTTTTCAATAGGGAGATCTGAAGTTGAAGTTTTTCTCGCACCAGCAGGAGGTTTTCCTTCTGGAGTTTCAGCACATCAGCCTGCATCCTCTCTAGGAGtacaaaaacagtcacaaaaacaggtataatttgtaatttaacaGACATAGTATGTAATAACTGTTatttaaatatagatttttttaaccacaaaaaAATCACTAGTTGGCTGCAGATGGAGACAGCAGCTACTACTCAGCTATTGTAGCCTGGCTAGTTAACTTTTAGCAGGACTATTTGAGTTAGCCTACTCTTTTACTGTATTATGATTAGATTCGGCCATACTATCTGATTTGTTTGGTAAACCAAACTCAGTGACTAAGAGGTCAAACCATCAAAATGTGTCTTGCAAtta includes:
- the abtb1 gene encoding ankyrin repeat and BTB/POZ domain-containing protein 1 isoform X2 — translated: MDVYDLFSSCRKGDICRVRYLVEQRDVDLNVRDKWDSTPLYYACLCGHEELVQYLLASGAKCEANTFDGERCMYGSLNDSVRRLLKDYKCVSVRAMQRDDFNYFLHMLLEQGLHSDVKFLVHGQTFPAHRCVLSARSEYFTEMFETKWKGKNLITLKHPLINPAAFGAILRYFYTGRMDIDISLVEDCRRLAKQCKMADFMEELENKCKQVYEFVSNKPGICVKVLSLEPHSCQLQEEMAQLADCALPTELRVGFGELPFNRVDCFPTYPDICFRVDGSNFLCHKAFFCGRSDYFKALLEDHFSEGEQLQSQPSTPVITLHNISHEIFIHVMYYIYTNYTELVEQAEFAEIIKEDAASLEERHETDSVPLVDDIRYHIASNVQTYSAIEEANQKLEALEELLSSINIDC
- the abtb1 gene encoding ankyrin repeat and BTB/POZ domain-containing protein 1 isoform X1, with protein sequence MDVYDLFSSCRKGDICRVRYLVEQRDVDLNVRDKWDSTPLYYACLCGHEELVQYLLASGAKCEANTFDGERCMYGSLNDSVRRLLKDYKCVSVRAMQRDDFNYFLHMLLEQGLHSDVKFLVHGQTFPAHRCVLSARSEYFTEMFETKWKGKNLITLKHPLINPAAFGAILRYFYTGRMDIDISLVEDCRRLAKQCKMADFMEELENKCKQVYEFVSNKPGICVKVLSLEPHSCQLQEEMAQLADCALPTELRVGFGELPFNRVDCFPTYPDICFRVDGSNFLCHKAFFCGRSDYFKALLEDHFSEGEQLQSQPSTPVITLHNISHEIFIHVMYYIYTNYTELTTENVFDVLCVADMYLLPGLKRLCGKTLAKTICEDNVLYMWKTAKLFRLSRLEDQCTEFMAKIIERLVEQAEFAEIIKEDAASLEERHETDSVPLVDDIRYHIASNVQTYSAIEEANQKLEALEELLSSINIDC